From Polaromonas naphthalenivorans CJ2, one genomic window encodes:
- a CDS encoding serine/threonine protein kinase — protein MSGAPDLAAAAAALCKQRNFEFCGDLGKGAFKSAYLAKTGNDAFALKLAVVSGSPERLIRETAALQGCSHPSIARVLEAFPYQYEALTMWVVMEEFLDGGTLEQHLKSGPLSPEMVRAIGLSLAEVLEHLHERRLVHRDIKPANILFRGGVPVLTDFGIVRMLDQPSLTHAFLAMGPGTPAYAAPEQLTNEKALIDWRTDQFGLAIVLSECLTGHHPYLETGRSIHEAILALSAKQEIPHSSRDELVRLGFSSLVQALKPWPIARYRKPAHLINALKQT, from the coding sequence GTAACTTTGAGTTCTGCGGTGACTTGGGCAAGGGAGCATTCAAAAGTGCTTACCTGGCTAAGACTGGCAACGATGCATTCGCGCTGAAACTTGCAGTAGTAAGCGGGTCTCCAGAACGACTCATACGAGAGACAGCCGCTTTGCAGGGTTGCTCGCATCCTAGCATTGCTCGCGTGCTCGAAGCGTTTCCTTACCAATACGAAGCGCTTACCATGTGGGTCGTCATGGAAGAGTTCTTGGACGGCGGGACCTTGGAGCAGCACTTAAAGAGTGGCCCGCTTTCACCAGAAATGGTTCGCGCGATTGGCCTGTCTTTGGCGGAGGTACTGGAGCATCTGCATGAGCGTCGGCTAGTGCACCGCGACATTAAGCCTGCCAACATATTGTTCCGAGGGGGCGTACCAGTGCTTACTGATTTTGGCATTGTACGTATGCTCGACCAACCGTCGCTAACACATGCGTTCCTTGCGATGGGGCCAGGGACACCGGCTTATGCGGCTCCAGAGCAGCTCACAAACGAGAAGGCGCTCATCGATTGGAGAACAGACCAATTTGGCCTTGCCATCGTTCTCTCGGAGTGTCTAACCGGTCACCATCCATATTTGGAGACTGGTAGGTCCATCCATGAGGCAATTTTGGCTCTGTCAGCAAAACAAGAGATACCGCATTCATCACGAGATGAACTCGTTAGGTTGGGCTTTAGTTCTTTAGTGCAGGCATTAAAACCTTGGCCTATTGCAAGGTATCGCAAGCCGGCACACCTCATCAATGCATTAAAACAAACCTGA
- a CDS encoding ComEC/Rec2 family competence protein, with amino-acid sequence MNRHFSRQNDSQPDVPSRAYGRVDHLERDDKRPNRVLLGIDLIDANWLDHQGVVDPSLDLSLPSEKLDRLWKVRIRSLGPGAANPFENAPLYRLELEIDAGDPLAQNLRVPHHQDPFSRQRVAAMERSWFTLELRPGANPDNPALLYGGLFAPAAPVTVKGAMPSEQKIAKALDQMFTLRHLTQLTSKDFAREVGTPHADYLAVYDVGQGNANALAVNSYGWLVPTLYFDLGAGVYRNAKTRPNDLRFCFSYNPVIVLSHWDADHWAGAYATLVNNTYPALKQKWIAPLQKVGPTHTAFAYDVKISGGTFQTYAGAGGSFGSVLLPGHRTLHYARGSGPDRNGSGLVLVVENNELPPPRSWLLTGDCDYADFVPILNPVNPIGMVAPHHGASLAPDSPIPPPAALPYRRLAYSYGHENAHGNKCPPTRHPTQKGTTAHANAGWNHNAWSLNKPGTTTPGGNVLATCEHAPGTSRGGAVIGWHSPPGPMTLSCPHKLCSAQCTQR; translated from the coding sequence ATGAATAGACACTTTAGCCGTCAGAACGACAGCCAACCGGACGTGCCCTCGCGCGCATACGGACGCGTGGACCATCTGGAACGAGACGACAAGCGCCCTAATAGGGTCTTGCTGGGAATTGACCTCATCGACGCGAACTGGCTTGACCACCAGGGCGTCGTTGACCCTTCACTGGACCTGTCACTTCCGTCAGAAAAGCTCGACCGATTGTGGAAGGTGCGCATCCGCTCGTTGGGACCGGGCGCAGCCAATCCGTTCGAGAACGCTCCTTTGTACCGTCTCGAGCTTGAAATAGATGCAGGTGACCCGCTCGCGCAGAACCTGCGAGTCCCGCACCACCAAGACCCGTTCAGTCGCCAGCGTGTGGCCGCCATGGAGCGTTCTTGGTTCACGCTGGAATTGCGCCCAGGCGCCAACCCGGACAATCCCGCATTGCTCTATGGAGGCCTGTTCGCCCCTGCCGCGCCGGTGACGGTCAAGGGAGCGATGCCGTCGGAGCAAAAAATCGCAAAAGCCTTGGACCAGATGTTCACACTTCGGCATCTGACGCAACTTACTTCAAAAGATTTTGCACGCGAAGTGGGTACACCGCATGCTGACTACCTTGCTGTATACGACGTTGGCCAAGGGAATGCCAACGCATTGGCAGTAAACTCCTACGGGTGGTTGGTGCCCACGCTGTACTTCGACCTGGGTGCGGGGGTTTATCGCAACGCAAAGACAAGGCCCAATGACTTGCGTTTTTGCTTTAGCTACAACCCCGTGATTGTGTTGTCGCATTGGGACGCAGACCACTGGGCTGGTGCCTATGCCACGTTGGTGAACAACACCTACCCTGCTCTGAAGCAGAAGTGGATTGCGCCGCTCCAGAAGGTAGGCCCAACCCACACTGCGTTCGCGTACGACGTAAAAATTTCGGGAGGAACGTTCCAAACATACGCGGGCGCGGGTGGGTCTTTCGGGTCCGTGCTGTTGCCCGGTCACCGGACGCTTCACTACGCACGCGGTTCCGGACCGGACCGCAATGGCTCTGGACTGGTGCTCGTTGTAGAGAACAACGAATTGCCACCCCCTAGGAGCTGGCTGCTGACGGGTGATTGCGACTATGCGGACTTTGTCCCGATTCTCAACCCCGTCAATCCAATCGGGATGGTTGCTCCACATCACGGCGCGTCATTGGCGCCGGACTCGCCAATACCCCCGCCGGCCGCTTTGCCATACCGGAGGCTCGCGTACTCGTACGGCCACGAGAACGCCCATGGGAACAAGTGTCCGCCCACTCGGCATCCCACCCAAAAAGGTACCACCGCTCATGCGAATGCCGGCTGGAACCACAACGCATGGTCACTAAACAAGCCCGGCACTACGACGCCTGGTGGCAACGTGCTTGCGACCTGCGAACACGCTCCTGGAACTTCACGCGGAGGAGCTGTCATCGGGTGGCATAGCCCACCTGGACCGATGACTTTGAGTTGCCCACATAAACTTTGCTCCGCTCAGTGCACACAGCGCTAG
- a CDS encoding DUF6988 family protein: MSEEKLKKLLGRTADLHKAVQTHVCNLNPFEDCRSQVSFQAGLLSLEHATGAFVLINSNLLPSAYALMRPQYESLVRGIWVLHTANDSWVEKLGKPLTVETARRANEGPMLAEMLKGLEASSTAPQGIVGQLKEYRDVTWKALNSYAHGGLHPMARTVSGYPAQLSYDVVRNSNAVVALTTQLLSILTGDPRHMNPVRKLHVEFADCLPIVGYR; encoded by the coding sequence ATGAGTGAAGAAAAACTAAAGAAACTTCTTGGTAGAACTGCAGACTTACATAAGGCGGTGCAGACGCATGTCTGCAACCTGAATCCCTTCGAAGACTGCCGCTCACAGGTTTCATTTCAGGCTGGCCTGCTGTCCCTTGAGCACGCGACTGGAGCCTTCGTGCTCATCAACAGCAATTTGCTACCCTCGGCCTACGCGTTGATGCGGCCTCAATATGAGAGCTTGGTCAGAGGCATTTGGGTTTTACATACCGCGAACGACTCCTGGGTCGAAAAGCTGGGCAAGCCGTTGACCGTGGAAACAGCCAGGCGAGCCAACGAGGGTCCTATGCTGGCTGAAATGCTCAAGGGGCTAGAGGCCAGCAGCACAGCTCCACAAGGCATTGTGGGACAACTCAAGGAATACCGCGATGTCACATGGAAAGCGCTCAACAGCTATGCACATGGCGGACTTCATCCCATGGCCAGAACAGTATCTGGCTATCCTGCCCAGCTGAGCTACGACGTGGTGCGCAATTCAAACGCAGTTGTTGCATTGACCACCCAGCTTCTATCGATACTCACCGGCGACCCCCGCCACATGAACCCCGTCCGCAAACTCCATGTCGAGTTTGCCGATTGCTTACCAATCGTCGGCTATCGTTAG